One Mycolicibacterium pulveris genomic region harbors:
- a CDS encoding galactan 5-O-arabinofuranosyltransferase, whose translation MRGATPVKVVGQLAAVAAVAAVVAVISLIAISQVDWPAYNSSNQLHALTTVGQVGCLAGLFGSGWVWRRGRRLLAWAGATVFLSAFSVVTLAMPLGATKLYLHGISVDQQFRTEYLTRFTDTAALHDMTYYGLPPFYPPGWFWIGGRLADLTGMPGWEMFKPWAIISITVAITAAFVLWAEMIRFEYALIVATATAAATLAYAPAEPYAAMITALLPPVFVLAWSGLRGGTRNGGWAAVIGVGIFLGVTALFYTLLFVFAAFTLAIMAFVLAVARRRLEPLLRLVAIGALSGAIALIGWGPWLAAAIKDEPADSGTAQHYLPSVGAELEFPMLHFTLLGALCMLGTLWLVWRARSSTRAGALAIAVLAVYAWSLLSMLTTLAGTTLLSFRLNPTLTVLLAAAGAFGFLEVTRAVAARAKPENAKRVVAAAATIGAIGAVTYSQDIPDVLRPDIAVAYTDTDGYGQRADRRPPGSERYYRELDVKIRETTGLPRNETVVMTADYSFLSYYPYYGFQGLTSHYANPLAQFEKRAEAIESWAKLTDADAFIEALDALPWKPPTVFLMRRGGPASSTDTYTLRLASDVYPNQPNVRRYHVALDEALFDDPRFDVSEIGPFVLAIRLPNYDQAP comes from the coding sequence GCGTACAACTCGTCCAACCAGCTGCACGCACTGACCACCGTCGGCCAGGTCGGTTGTCTGGCAGGGCTGTTCGGGTCGGGCTGGGTGTGGCGGCGCGGCAGGCGCCTGCTCGCGTGGGCCGGCGCGACGGTGTTCCTTTCGGCGTTCTCGGTGGTCACCCTGGCGATGCCGCTGGGCGCCACCAAGCTTTACCTGCACGGTATTTCGGTCGACCAGCAGTTCCGCACCGAGTACCTGACCCGGTTCACCGACACCGCCGCGCTGCACGACATGACCTACTACGGTCTGCCGCCGTTCTATCCGCCGGGCTGGTTCTGGATCGGCGGCCGGCTCGCCGATCTGACCGGCATGCCCGGCTGGGAGATGTTCAAACCGTGGGCGATCATCTCCATCACGGTCGCGATCACCGCCGCATTCGTGTTGTGGGCCGAGATGATTCGCTTCGAGTACGCGTTGATCGTCGCGACGGCCACCGCCGCGGCGACGCTCGCCTACGCACCGGCCGAGCCGTACGCCGCGATGATCACCGCGCTGCTGCCGCCGGTGTTCGTGCTGGCCTGGTCGGGACTGCGGGGCGGCACCCGCAACGGCGGGTGGGCCGCGGTGATCGGCGTCGGCATCTTCCTCGGCGTCACCGCGCTGTTCTACACCCTGCTGTTCGTGTTCGCCGCGTTCACGTTGGCGATCATGGCTTTCGTCCTGGCGGTCGCGCGCCGCCGCCTTGAGCCGCTGCTGCGGCTTGTCGCCATCGGAGCCCTCTCCGGGGCGATCGCGCTGATCGGCTGGGGCCCGTGGCTGGCCGCCGCGATCAAGGACGAGCCCGCCGATTCGGGCACCGCCCAGCACTATCTGCCTTCGGTGGGCGCCGAGCTCGAGTTCCCGATGCTGCACTTCACCCTGCTCGGCGCGCTGTGCATGCTCGGCACGCTGTGGCTGGTGTGGCGGGCACGTTCGTCCACCCGCGCCGGCGCGCTGGCGATCGCGGTGCTGGCCGTCTACGCGTGGTCGCTGCTGTCGATGCTGACCACGCTGGCCGGCACGACGCTGCTGTCGTTCCGGCTCAACCCGACGCTGACCGTGCTGCTGGCCGCCGCGGGCGCGTTCGGCTTCCTGGAGGTGACCCGTGCGGTGGCGGCCCGGGCGAAACCCGAGAACGCCAAGCGCGTCGTCGCCGCGGCCGCCACCATCGGCGCCATCGGCGCGGTGACCTACAGCCAGGACATCCCCGACGTGCTGCGCCCCGACATCGCCGTCGCCTACACCGACACCGACGGCTACGGCCAACGCGCCGACCGGCGCCCGCCCGGCTCGGAGCGCTACTACCGCGAGCTCGACGTGAAGATCCGCGAGACGACGGGCCTGCCGCGCAACGAAACCGTGGTGATGACCGCCGACTACAGCTTCCTGTCCTACTACCCCTACTACGGGTTTCAGGGGCTGACGTCGCACTACGCCAACCCGCTTGCGCAGTTCGAGAAGCGCGCCGAGGCGATCGAGAGCTGGGCCAAGCTGACCGACGCCGACGCGTTCATCGAGGCCCTCGACGCGCTGCCGTGGAAGCCGCCGACGGTGTTTCTCATGCGCCGCGGCGGCCCAGCTAGTTCGACTGACACCTACACGCTGCGGCTGGCCTCCGACGTCTACCCCAACCAGCCCAACGTGCGCCGCTACCACGTCGCCCTCGACGAAGCCCTGTTCGACGACCCGCGCTTCGACGTCTCCGAGATCGGACCGTTCGTGCTGGCCATCCGCCTGCCCAATTACGATCAAGCCCCGTGA